Proteins encoded by one window of Candidatus Falkowbacteria bacterium:
- a CDS encoding inorganic pyrophosphatase, with amino-acid sequence MSYSNKYLNKSVKVKIDRPLGSKHPKHNFVYPLNYGFIPDTIAPDGEEIDAYVLGINEPIHEFKGTCIAVIHRTNDDDDKLIVAPDGKTFTDDEIIKLTEFQERYFESKIIRK; translated from the coding sequence TAAAAGTTAAAATAGACCGACCACTAGGATCTAAACATCCTAAGCACAACTTTGTCTATCCTTTAAACTATGGCTTTATTCCTGACACAATCGCCCCTGACGGAGAAGAAATTGATGCCTATGTCCTTGGAATAAATGAGCCGATACATGAATTCAAAGGAACCTGTATAGCAGTAATCCACAGAACAAACGATGACGACGATAAACTCATTGTTGCTCCAGATGGTAAAACTTTTACTGATGATGAGATTATTAAATTGACCGAATTCCAAGAACGCTATTTTGAATCAAAGATTATCCGAAAATAG
- a CDS encoding HD domain-containing protein encodes MIKKLEKAVQLLTKHFPPDDENSRKPVLPHDIRVAAYLSENDYSDEVVLAGLLHDAIEWSDLTEQILRDAFGDKVVKLVLACTKDDSIKDSDEKIEELIKRCARNGQDALIVKTADILDSYEHYTKTNNKDELEYCRKNAGAILEYKPENFDDPIFNKLKKLYE; translated from the coding sequence ATGATAAAAAAATTAGAAAAAGCAGTCCAATTACTTACAAAACACTTTCCTCCCGACGATGAGAACAGTAGGAAACCTGTTTTACCTCACGATATTCGCGTTGCTGCATATTTATCTGAGAATGATTATTCTGACGAAGTGGTTTTAGCCGGACTTTTACATGATGCGATTGAATGGTCAGATTTAACTGAACAAATTCTAAGAGATGCGTTTGGTGACAAAGTCGTTAAATTAGTCCTTGCCTGTACAAAAGATGATTCAATTAAAGATTCTGACGAAAAAATTGAAGAATTAATCAAACGCTGTGCTCGGAATGGGCAAGATGCCTTAATTGTAAAAACTGCGGACATTTTAGATAGTTATGAACATTACACAAAAACTAATAATAAGGACGAACTTGAATATTGCCGCAAAAACGCGGGAGCGATTTTGGAGTATAAACCTGAGAACTTTGATGATCCAATATTTAATAAATTAAAGAAATTATATGAATAA
- a CDS encoding RNA-binding protein: MSKKLFIGSLAWEATEQDLQDLFAQYGAVEEAIIIKDKFTERSKGFGFVTYTNDEDADKALKELNGAELKGRALVVNEARPPKPRDEDRG, from the coding sequence ATGTCAAAAAAGTTATTTATTGGAAGTCTTGCTTGGGAAGCTACCGAACAAGATCTTCAAGACCTATTCGCCCAATACGGTGCTGTTGAAGAAGCTATTATCATTAAAGATAAGTTCACAGAACGTTCAAAGGGATTCGGCTTTGTTACCTACACTAATGATGAGGATGCAGACAAAGCTCTTAAGGAATTAAACGGAGCTGAGTTAAAAGGCCGAGCGCTAGTTGTAAACGAAGCTAGACCTCCAAAGCCAAGAGACGAAGATCGCGGTTAA
- a CDS encoding DMT family transporter — protein sequence MKKGLIFVLFTAVISGVSVFVNKFAVQSVGNSHVFTTGKNLFVALVLSLFIFSPFIVNKLKSIKKNEWVKLVVIGFVGGSIPFLLFFKGLSLATSTNAAFIHKTLFIWVSLLAITFLKEKIGKIQIAALLFLLLGNYLLIGIKAWSFGLADILILGATLLWSVEFIVAKKLLKNIEPEIVAWARMLFGALILLAFLVFTGQAQGLVNLQTSQMSWIIVTAVLLLGYVWTWYHALARLPASVVTSVLVIASPITTVLNKIFVQGDISIVQWLGILIIGLSVAGLCRFLSKLQQPEIAQQELFIEE from the coding sequence ATGAAAAAAGGATTAATTTTTGTTTTATTTACTGCTGTTATTAGTGGCGTTTCGGTGTTTGTAAATAAATTTGCTGTTCAGTCCGTAGGGAATTCTCATGTGTTTACTACGGGAAAGAATTTATTTGTAGCATTGGTGTTGTCACTTTTTATCTTTTCACCGTTTATTGTTAACAAGCTTAAATCTATCAAAAAGAATGAATGGGTTAAGCTCGTAGTTATTGGTTTTGTTGGTGGCAGTATCCCCTTCTTGTTATTTTTTAAAGGGTTGTCATTAGCAACTTCTACTAATGCAGCATTTATTCACAAAACTTTATTTATTTGGGTAAGCTTGTTAGCCATAACTTTCCTTAAAGAAAAAATAGGAAAAATACAGATCGCTGCGTTGCTTTTCTTACTACTCGGTAATTACTTGTTAATTGGTATCAAGGCCTGGTCATTTGGATTGGCTGATATCCTAATACTGGGTGCCACTTTGCTTTGGTCAGTTGAGTTCATTGTTGCTAAGAAACTTTTGAAAAACATTGAACCAGAGATTGTTGCTTGGGCACGAATGTTATTTGGTGCACTTATCTTGTTAGCATTTCTGGTGTTTACAGGACAAGCGCAGGGTTTGGTAAATTTACAGACAAGTCAAATGAGTTGGATAATAGTTACTGCAGTATTATTATTGGGTTATGTGTGGACCTGGTACCACGCTTTAGCGCGTTTACCTGCTTCAGTTGTTACTTCTGTTTTGGTCATTGCCTCCCCGATTACAACTGTTTTGAACAAGATTTTTGTTCAGGGGGATATTTCTATTGTTCAGTGGTTGGGAATTCTAATAATCGGTCTATCGGTAGCCGGTCTTTGTCGATTTTTAAGCAAGCTTCAGCAACCAGAGATTGCTCAGCAAGAGTTATTTATTGAAGAATAG
- a CDS encoding HypC/HybG/HupF family hydrogenase formation chaperone: MCLTIPHKIIRLNDQVAIVKTAKQGEKQVSVAALSDLKIGDWVLVNANIAVQKIDAAEAKEINKMLI, translated from the coding sequence ATGTGTTTAACCATACCGCACAAAATAATCCGACTTAATGATCAAGTGGCGATTGTTAAAACCGCTAAACAGGGTGAAAAACAAGTTAGCGTGGCTGCTTTGTCTGATCTTAAAATTGGTGATTGGGTATTAGTAAACGCTAATATAGCAGTACAAAAAATTGACGCTGCTGAAGCTAAAGAAATTAATAAAATGTTAATATGA